The following proteins come from a genomic window of Lolium rigidum isolate FL_2022 chromosome 5, APGP_CSIRO_Lrig_0.1, whole genome shotgun sequence:
- the LOC124657485 gene encoding basic blue protein-like: protein MAATAMIILLLLAAASPRHGGATEYTVGDSDGWTIGPNYDAWSQQYNLNAGDTLAFNYVPVLHDVYQVTQDAFRTCQPAAGQTVRMWASGSDVVELAAPGDYYFLCNAPGHCFGGMKISVSVATPPPPPPSPPPPTALPTPAPLPPSSGASLQGRLDVAGISCLAVTGLWIIFPCWS, encoded by the exons ATGGCCGCCACCGCCATGATCATACTGCTTCTCCTTGCCGCCGCGTCTCCACGCCACGGCGGCGCGACAGAGTACACTGTGGGCGACTCCGATGGGTGGACCATCGGCCCCAACTACGACGCCTGGTCACAGCAGTACAACTTAAACGCCGGCGACACGCTCG CGTTCAACTACGTGCCGGTGCTGCACGATGTGTACCAGGTGACGCAGGACGCGTTCCGGACGTGCCAGCCGGCGGCGGGGCAGACGGTGCGCATGTGGGCGTCCGGGAGCGACGTCGTCGAACTCGCAGCGCCGGGGGACTACTACTTCCTCTGCAACGCCCCCGGACACTGCTTCGGCGGCATGAAGATCTCCGTTTCCGTGGCCACGCCGCCCCCGCCTCCTCCGT cccctcctcccccgacAGCCTTGCCAACGCCCGCGCCTCTACCGCCGAGCTCCGGCGCGTCGTTGCAAGGCCGGCTCGACGTGGCGGGTATTTCATGTCTCGCTGTGACCGGGTTGTGGATTATCTTTCCATGCTGGAGTTGA